A genomic region of Paramormyrops kingsleyae isolate MSU_618 chromosome 19, PKINGS_0.4, whole genome shotgun sequence contains the following coding sequences:
- the msgn1 gene encoding mesogenin-1, whose product MENVSEDIAYLDTEIELVTSTILSSWDWRSPDKSFGTDADSPLCASSDTSFDSTCSSPEMPPSSSDRRSLDFPYPQRNSGGYQEKPSKPKMSIKRRMKASEREKMRMRSLADALHQLRDYLPPDYSQRGQPLTKIQTLKYTIQYINELSDLLKAS is encoded by the coding sequence ATGGAGAACGTGTCCGAGGACATCGCCTACTTGGACACTGAAATCGAATTAGTAACTTCCACAATCCTTTCCAGCTGGGACTGGAGGAGCCCGGACAAGTCTTTCGGTACTGATGCAGACTCGCCCCTCTGCGCGTCTTCCGATACCTCTTTCGACTCCACGTGTTCCTCCCCGGAGATGCCACCAAGCTCCAGCGACCGGAGGAGCCTAGATTTCCCCTATCCTCAGAGGAATAGCGGCGGCTACCAGGAGAAGCCCTCTAAGCCGAAAATGTCCATTAAGCGCCGCATGAAGGCGAGCGAGCGGGAGAAGATGCGGATGCGAAGCCTGGCTGACGCGCTGCATCAGCTGCGCGACTACTTACCCCCGGACTACAGTCAGAGGGGACAGCCCCTCACCAAAATCCAGACTCTGAAATACACAATTCAGTACATCAATGAACTTTCCGACCTCCTGAAAGCTTCGTAA
- the LOC111841327 gene encoding uncharacterized protein isoform X2 — MEGDAEQAVESTDPDPPSTQGSVLASKDRGGRIKGHGREGRIGRGGRGGRGITMKRYAPSWRDRGRDNAMNGFGPERRGLGRMRPYPELRGRRARGVMGMCPHPPPPLPLPAPPMHMRGLHPPMNRPGGPLPPPRYPICRGYPPHFRGRGFPPGPPRHFCPRGVT; from the exons ATGGAAGGTGACGCAGAGCAGGCTGTGGAGTCCACAGATCCCGATCCACCGTCCACGCAGGGGAGCGTATTGGCGAGTAAAGACAG GGGAGGGAGGATTAAGGGGCATGGTCGAGAAGGGCGGATAGGCAGAGGCGGCCGTGGTGGTCGGGGCATAACGATGAAAAGATACGCCCCCTCCTGGCGAGACAGAGGAAGGGACAACGCTATGAATGGCTTTGGACCTGAAAG GCGAGGGTTAGGAAGGATGCGGCCTTACCCAGAGCTCCGGGGTCGCCGGGCAAGGGGTGTCATGGGGATGTGTCCtcatccccctcccccgctcCCTCTTCCCGCCCCACCGATGCACATGAGAGGGCTCCACCCACCCATGAACAG GCCAGGGGGCCCTCTACCTCCTCCACGATATCCTATCTGTCGGGGATACCCCCCTCATTTCCGTGGTCGGGGGTTTCCCCCAGGTCCACCTCGACATTTTTGCCCCAGAGG GGTGACATAG
- the mrps10 gene encoding small ribosomal subunit protein uS10m produces MNHFRSMMAASVGVVRCFRLLCRRLRLPEQEIRCVHSSRSTGKCGTLFVSGIGQSAWNAAARLHTGSVFHSLPPAITVTDEADVLYGKVEVLVKGHDKAVLDSYEFFTTVAAQELGITIGQVYEPKKKIERLTVLKSVHIHKKHRVQYEMRTHYRCIEFLRLTGSTAEVFLEYIQRNLPEGVAMEVTKTAIEKIPDHILEPLWNSTPQKEQSSQ; encoded by the exons ATGAACCACTTCCGGTCAATGATGGCGGCCTCCGTCGGCGTAGTAAGGTGTTTTCGACTCTTGTGTCGAAGACTGCGACTTCCAGagcag GAAATAAGATGTGTGCATTCCAGTCGGAGTACTGGGAAATGTGGGACTTTGTTTGTGTCGGGTATTGGACAGAGCGCCTGGAACGCAGCAGCACGCCTGCACACGGGGAGTGTTTTCCACTCTCTCCCCCCAGCT ATCACAGTCACAGACGAAGCAGATGTGCTGTATGGGAAGGTGGAGGTCCTTGTTAAGGGACATGACAAGGCGGTTTTGGACAGCTATGAGTTTTTCACCACCGTGGCTGCACAGGAGCTCGGGATCACTATAGGTCAAGT ttacgAACCCAAAAAGAAGATTGAAAGACTGACTGTCCTTAAGTCTGTTCACATCCACAAGAAGCACAGGGTACAGTATGAGATGAGGACACACTACAGGTGTATAGAG TTTTTACGGTTAACAGGTTCTACCGCAGAGGTGTTTCTAGAGTACATTCAGCGTAACCTGCCGGAAGGGGTTGCAATGGAGGTGACTAAG ACTGCAATAGAAAAGATCCCAGACCACATCCTGGAGCCACTGTGGAACTCCACCCCCCAGAAAGAACAGTCCAGCCAATAA
- the LOC111841327 gene encoding uncharacterized protein isoform X1, producing MEGDAEQAVESTDPDPPSTQGSVLASKDRGGRIKGHGREGRIGRGGRGGRGITMKRYAPSWRDRGRDNAMNGFGPERRGLGRMRPYPELRGRRARGVMGMCPHPPPPLPLPAPPMHMRGLHPPMNRPGGPLPPPRYPICRGYPPHFRGRGFPPGPPRHFCPRGFHNGPASPPHSPLGRGQRWPGPPGGRRY from the exons ATGGAAGGTGACGCAGAGCAGGCTGTGGAGTCCACAGATCCCGATCCACCGTCCACGCAGGGGAGCGTATTGGCGAGTAAAGACAG GGGAGGGAGGATTAAGGGGCATGGTCGAGAAGGGCGGATAGGCAGAGGCGGCCGTGGTGGTCGGGGCATAACGATGAAAAGATACGCCCCCTCCTGGCGAGACAGAGGAAGGGACAACGCTATGAATGGCTTTGGACCTGAAAG GCGAGGGTTAGGAAGGATGCGGCCTTACCCAGAGCTCCGGGGTCGCCGGGCAAGGGGTGTCATGGGGATGTGTCCtcatccccctcccccgctcCCTCTTCCCGCCCCACCGATGCACATGAGAGGGCTCCACCCACCCATGAACAG GCCAGGGGGCCCTCTACCTCCTCCACGATATCCTATCTGTCGGGGATACCCCCCTCATTTCCGTGGTCGGGGGTTTCCCCCAGGTCCACCTCGACATTTTTGCCCCAGAGG CTTCCACAATGGACCAGCTTCTCCGCCTCACTCTCCTCTTGGCAGAGGCCAGCGCTGGccggggccccctggtggccggcGCTATTAA